The segment CTTTCAATAGAGGTTTCGGCTGTAATCAGCCCCCCCTGTAGATTTTTCATTAAATTTATCCCCGGTTTCTTTCCCTTTTCCAAACTCCCGAATTGCGCTTCAACCCCCAGAAAATCAGCCCCATTTAGCGTAGCCCATTGCAACAACTCCTCAAAAGGAACCTCCTTAAACTCTTGCAAAACCTTCATTTCAGCTAAAATACTCAACTGATGATTGCTCGCTAAACTATCCGTCCCTAAAGTAATCGTTACTCCGGCATCCCTTAACAAGTCAACATCCGGTAACCTATTCTCAATATATAAATTCGCACCCGGGCACAAACACCAATAAAGGCGCTGATGCTGCTCTTGCGCAAACCTCAAATCCTGCTCACTCGTAAAAGTATTGTGAACCAGTAATGTCCTGGCCTCCCCGGATAAAAACGGCAAATAACTCTGTAAAGAAGTCTTTCCTTTGGCCTCAAAAAAACCAATATCCAACCCCAAAAACTCGTATAACTTTAGAAAATGCCCCTCTTTCGACTCAAAAAACAAATTCTCATCCAGCGTTTCCTGATTATGAATAGAAACTGATTCCTCACTACTTCCCGAGATCTTTTTAATTTCCCCGAACAACTCCGCAGAAACCGAATAAGGCGCATGCGGAACAATCGTGGCTCTCAAAGGTAAAAAACCATCCCTGGTCT is part of the Pedobacter cryoconitis genome and harbors:
- a CDS encoding amidohydrolase family protein, translating into MSSYLSASWVYPVSAEPLQNGIVAVSDDGTITDVWTAQQGEALNIKGIKFYDGVLVPGLVNTHCHLELSHLAGKIPEHTGLPGFVQQVMQQRQASEVEIEEAMELADRQMYVNGIVATGDISNQIYSKGVKLKSGIYYHTFVEAMGFNPGRAGEIIQKAIETRDGFLPLRATIVPHAPYSVSAELFGEIKKISGSSEESVSIHNQETLDENLFFESKEGHFLKLYEFLGLDIGFFEAKGKTSLQSYLPFLSGEARTLLVHNTFTSEQDLRFAQEQHQRLYWCLCPGANLYIENRLPDVDLLRDAGVTITLGTDSLASNHQLSILAEMKVLQEFKEVPFEELLQWATLNGADFLGVEAQFGSLEKGKKPGINLMKNLQGGLITAETSIERIL